The sequence AGCAGTAGTAGGCTTTGCCCGTTTCCACGAGCTTGTCCACGTAGCTGTTGTAGAGGTCGCCGCGCTCGCTCTGGAAATAGGGACCTTCGTCGAAATCCAGGCCCAGCCAGTGCATGGCGTCGATGATGGCGTCGGTCATTTCCTGGGTCGAGCGGGCCTGGTCCGTGTCCTCGATGCGCAGGATGAACTTGCCGCCGTTCTGGCGGGCGTAAAGATAGTTGAAAAGCGCCGTGCGGGCGCCTCCGATATGCAGATACCCAGTGGGGCTGGGGGGGAAACGGGTCACTATTGGGGTCATGTTGCTCTTCCAAAAAGTCGGCGCATTGCGCCGGCTGGTTCCGCATCCGGGGTTGCTCGGCCTGCCGGCGCGGGATGAGTGTTGCGATGAAAATATGCGGCCGCTCGTTCAGGCCGGGCTGCGTGGTCCGGCTAGACGGCTTCGACGGCCTTGATGCCGGGGACCATCTTCTTGACGGCGCGTTCGATGCTGCTCTTGAGCGTCATCTGTGCCATGGGGCAGCCTTTGCAGGCTCCGGACATGCGCACCTGCACGATGCCGCTGGGCAGGATGTTCACCAGTTCGACGTAGCCGCCGTCAGCTTGCAGAATGGGGCGCACGGTATCAAGCGCCTTTTCGACCTGTTCTCGCATGGCTTGCTCCGGGGCCGGCGCGTCGGAAACAGCGCCGGCGGATTTCGATCATTCTTCGAAAAGAAGGCCCGCCATCAGCTTTTCAGGATCGCGTCGTTCGGGGACGGTTTCCTGGGGGATGCTGCCGTCATTCCATTCTTTGGATACGTAGAGACCGCAGTAGCAGGCTCCGAATTCGGCCACGTCGGGATCGCGGTAGACGCAGGGGCAGAAAATGTCCTTGTCCAGGTCTCGGTTGCCCGAGGCCAGGCGGCACGGGCAGGCCATGTAGCCGTAACGCTCGCGGTTGATGAGCAGGCTCTCCATGAGGTCAAGCACGAATGCCTTGTCCTTGTTGAAGAAATAGCCCTTGGCTTCCTGCAGGGGGCGCAGCTTTTCGTAAAGTTCTTCGGGAGTCATCATCTCTCCAGGGCTTCTTTGATCTGATCCTGCTTGAAGCCGACGATGGCTTCCTCGTCCACGAGCAGGGTCGGGAAGGACAGCTTGGGATTGATCTTCTTGATGGCCTCGATGATCTGCTTGCGTTCGTCGCCTTCGAGCTTGTCGACAAAGACGCAGTC is a genomic window of Desulfomicrobium baculatum DSM 4028 containing:
- a CDS encoding NifU family protein, which codes for MREQVEKALDTVRPILQADGGYVELVNILPSGIVQVRMSGACKGCPMAQMTLKSSIERAVKKMVPGIKAVEAV
- a CDS encoding ferredoxin-thioredoxin reductase catalytic domain-containing protein produces the protein MTPEELYEKLRPLQEAKGYFFNKDKAFVLDLMESLLINRERYGYMACPCRLASGNRDLDKDIFCPCVYRDPDVAEFGACYCGLYVSKEWNDGSIPQETVPERRDPEKLMAGLLFEE
- a CDS encoding glutaredoxin family protein, producing the protein MPDKAITLYALSTCIHCKKTKEYLDDCGAKYDCVFVDKLEGDERKQIIEAIKKINPKLSFPTLLVDEEAIVGFKQDQIKEALER